The following proteins come from a genomic window of Malus domestica chromosome 02, GDT2T_hap1:
- the LOC103448302 gene encoding uncharacterized protein isoform X1 yields the protein MVDAGMTMSFHTQNRPPLLFGLLTKNRTQYRTKSSSFVAAVQVSSVLQTNESGNLPESKKVRNSGLPLTRCHVLSQPNTVGIIGGVSVYSSLLFLEKLVWWSLKDGGECPPFIVCSDPTLYKELPIRSLLHSLKRSTSSAQILSNNWPVIESLCRKRAFLEHSGARCIVMPCHLSHAWHDQISEDCSLRFLHIGECVARELREAKLKPLEKGSNVRIGVLAADATLTAGFYQEKLQSQSPAKNIFRCNGNGQGFDVVVPDKQTMEHLVIPTIEAIKRRDMEGARNLLSIAVQVLLVRAVNTVIIASDELQGVLPPDDPLLKKCIDPMDALARSTIKWAKATGKSG from the exons ATGGTTGATGCAGGCATGACAATGTCCTTCCACACACAAAACCGTCCACCTCTTCTTTTCGGACTTTTGACCAAAAATAGGACACAATACAGAACCAAATCAAGCTCTTTTGTAGCCGCAGTGCAAGTATCTTCAGTTCTGCAAACCAATGAGAGCGGAAATCTACCTGAATCGAAGAAAGTTCGGAATTCTGGCTTACCTCTAACAAGATGCCACGTACTGAGCCAACCAAACACCGTCGGCATCATTGGAGGGGTGTCTGTTTATTCAAGCCTCCTTTTCTTGGAGAAGCTTGTGTGGTGGAGTCTAAAAGATGGAGGAGAATGCCCGCCTTTCATCGTGTGCAGCGATCCAACGTTGTATAAGGAGCTTCCGATTCGCAGTTTGTTGCATTCACTCAAACGAAGTACTAGTAGTGCTCAAATCCTATCAAATAACTGGCCTGTCATCGAGAGCTTGTGTCGCAAGAGGGCGTTCCTCGAGCACTCTGGCGCTCGATGCATAGTCATGCCGTGTCACCTGTCTCATGCGTGGCACGACCAGATATCTGAGGACTGTTCTCTGCGCTTCCTTCATATCGGTGAGTGTGTTGCCCGGGAGCTCAGGGAAGCAAAGTTGAAGCCACTGGAAAAAGGAAGTAATGTAAGGATTGGAGTGCTTGCTGCAGATGCAACTTTAACGGCTGGTTTTTACCAAGAAAAGCTACAAAGTCAG TCACCCGCGAAAAACATATTTCGGTGCAATGGCAATGGACAGGGGTTTGATGTTGTGGTACCTGACAAGCAAACCATGGAGCATTTGGTGATTCCCACAATTGAAGCGATAAAAAGACGGGACATGGAGGGGGCACGAAACCTGTTAAGCATTGCAGTCCAGGTCCTGCTGGTGAGGGCGGTGAACACCGTGATCATTGCTTCGGACGAGTTGCAGGGCGTTCTGCCTCCGGACGATCCTCTTCTTAAGAAATGTATCGACCCCATGGACGCTTTGGCTAGGTCGACAATAAAATGGGCAAAGGCTACAGGCAAAAGTGGATAA
- the LOC103448302 gene encoding uncharacterized protein isoform X2: MVDAGMTMSFHTQNRPPLLFGLLTKNRTQYRTKSSSFVAAVQVSSVLQTNESGNLPESKKVRNSGLPLTRCHVLSQPNTVGIIGGVSVYSSLLFLEKLVWWSLKDGGECPPFIVCSDPTLYKELPIRSLLHSLKRSTSSAQILSNNWPVIESLCRKRAFLEHSGARCIVMPCHLSHAWHDQISEDCSLRFLHIGECVARELREAKLKPLEKGSNVRIGVLAADATLTAGFYQEKLQSQGFDVVVPDKQTMEHLVIPTIEAIKRRDMEGARNLLSIAVQVLLVRAVNTVIIASDELQGVLPPDDPLLKKCIDPMDALARSTIKWAKATGKSG; the protein is encoded by the exons ATGGTTGATGCAGGCATGACAATGTCCTTCCACACACAAAACCGTCCACCTCTTCTTTTCGGACTTTTGACCAAAAATAGGACACAATACAGAACCAAATCAAGCTCTTTTGTAGCCGCAGTGCAAGTATCTTCAGTTCTGCAAACCAATGAGAGCGGAAATCTACCTGAATCGAAGAAAGTTCGGAATTCTGGCTTACCTCTAACAAGATGCCACGTACTGAGCCAACCAAACACCGTCGGCATCATTGGAGGGGTGTCTGTTTATTCAAGCCTCCTTTTCTTGGAGAAGCTTGTGTGGTGGAGTCTAAAAGATGGAGGAGAATGCCCGCCTTTCATCGTGTGCAGCGATCCAACGTTGTATAAGGAGCTTCCGATTCGCAGTTTGTTGCATTCACTCAAACGAAGTACTAGTAGTGCTCAAATCCTATCAAATAACTGGCCTGTCATCGAGAGCTTGTGTCGCAAGAGGGCGTTCCTCGAGCACTCTGGCGCTCGATGCATAGTCATGCCGTGTCACCTGTCTCATGCGTGGCACGACCAGATATCTGAGGACTGTTCTCTGCGCTTCCTTCATATCGGTGAGTGTGTTGCCCGGGAGCTCAGGGAAGCAAAGTTGAAGCCACTGGAAAAAGGAAGTAATGTAAGGATTGGAGTGCTTGCTGCAGATGCAACTTTAACGGCTGGTTTTTACCAAGAAAAGCTACAAAGTCAG GGGTTTGATGTTGTGGTACCTGACAAGCAAACCATGGAGCATTTGGTGATTCCCACAATTGAAGCGATAAAAAGACGGGACATGGAGGGGGCACGAAACCTGTTAAGCATTGCAGTCCAGGTCCTGCTGGTGAGGGCGGTGAACACCGTGATCATTGCTTCGGACGAGTTGCAGGGCGTTCTGCCTCCGGACGATCCTCTTCTTAAGAAATGTATCGACCCCATGGACGCTTTGGCTAGGTCGACAATAAAATGGGCAAAGGCTACAGGCAAAAGTGGATAA